The following proteins come from a genomic window of Flavobacteriaceae bacterium MAR_2010_188:
- a CDS encoding histidinol dehydrogenase → MKIIENPNREDWTKISKRPTQTIEDIEQTVSEIFKDIKRKGDKAVFKYTELFDGVKMNQLLLTEDEILEATKKIPESLKNAIDLAKTNISKFHESQIFKSKKIETSKGVVCWQEKRPIEKVGLYIPGGTAPLFSSVLMLAIPANIAGCKELILCSPPNKQGKIADAILYTANLCGITKIYKIGGIQAIAAMTFGTNSVEKVYKIFGPGNQFVTIAKQLATKFGVAIDMPAGPSELLVFADDSAKPSYVASDLLSQAEHGADSQVILVSTSKEMIKKVSEEVDKQIKDLPRVEIAKKAIKNSKLILVESDEKALEMINEYAPEHFIICSENEDFFINGINNAGSVFIGNYTPESAGDYASGTNHTLPTNGFSKAYSGVNLESFLKSVTFQKISEEGIKNIGPSIEELAAAEGLQAHKNSVTLRLSDLTSK, encoded by the coding sequence ATGAAAATTATAGAAAATCCGAATCGTGAAGATTGGACAAAAATATCGAAGAGGCCAACTCAGACCATTGAAGATATTGAACAAACGGTTTCTGAAATTTTTAAGGACATTAAACGAAAAGGGGACAAAGCAGTTTTTAAATATACTGAGTTGTTCGACGGAGTTAAGATGAACCAACTTTTGCTAACTGAAGATGAAATATTAGAAGCGACTAAGAAAATTCCGGAAAGTCTCAAAAACGCAATTGACTTAGCAAAAACTAATATTTCTAAGTTTCATGAAAGCCAAATTTTCAAGTCGAAAAAGATAGAAACCTCCAAGGGCGTGGTTTGTTGGCAAGAAAAAAGACCAATCGAAAAAGTAGGACTTTATATTCCTGGCGGTACGGCACCTTTATTTTCTTCGGTGCTTATGTTGGCGATTCCGGCAAATATCGCTGGCTGTAAAGAACTTATATTGTGTTCTCCTCCAAATAAACAGGGAAAGATTGCCGATGCAATTCTCTATACTGCAAATCTCTGTGGAATCACCAAGATTTATAAAATTGGGGGCATTCAAGCAATTGCGGCTATGACTTTTGGAACTAATTCAGTCGAAAAAGTTTATAAGATTTTCGGTCCAGGCAATCAATTTGTGACCATCGCAAAACAACTTGCTACAAAATTCGGGGTTGCAATAGATATGCCAGCAGGACCGAGCGAGCTTCTAGTTTTTGCTGACGATTCGGCCAAACCATCTTACGTTGCTTCAGATTTATTGAGTCAGGCCGAACACGGCGCGGACAGTCAGGTTATTTTAGTTTCGACTTCAAAGGAAATGATTAAAAAAGTTTCAGAAGAAGTCGATAAACAGATAAAGGATTTACCTAGAGTTGAGATTGCAAAAAAAGCGATAAAGAACTCAAAATTGATTTTGGTAGAATCGGATGAGAAGGCGCTAGAAATGATAAATGAATATGCTCCTGAACATTTTATAATCTGTTCAGAAAATGAAGACTTTTTTATAAATGGAATAAATAACGCTGGTTCAGTTTTTATTGGAAATTACACTCCAGAATCCGCAGGTGATTATGCTTCTGGTACCAACCATACCTTGCCGACCAACGGATTTAGCAAAGCGTATTCTGGTGTAAATCTCGAGAGTTTTTTGAAGAGTGTAACCTTTCAGAAAATAAGTGAAGAAGGCATCAAAAATATCGGTCCATCTATTGAGGAATTAGCCGCGGCTGAAGGGCTTCAAGCCCATAAAAATTCCGTAACTCTAAGATTAAGTGATTTAACTTCAAAATGA